The Verrucomicrobiia bacterium DNA window AGCAGTTGAGCTATGTGGGGCTGTCCAGCACGGGCGAGGTGGAGGATTACCGCGTGTTCATTGAGGCGCAACAGTTTGATTTTGGGGATGCGCCGGACAGTTACCGCACCACGTTGGAGAAGGACGGCGCCCGCCATGTGGCGGTGGGGCCGATGCTGGGGTGGGTGAGGGACACGGAAACGGATGGCCAGCCGGGCAGCGATGCCAAGACTGACGATCAACGGCCGGAGGGGGCGCCAGACGATGAGGACGGGGTGTTTTTGCCGGGCACGCTGGCGCCGGGACGCGGGGCGAGTGTGGAGGTGGTGGTGACGGGGAACTTCGAGCGGGCGCGGCTGGATGCGTGGGTGGACTTCAATCGCAACGGCTCTTTTGAGGATCCGGAGGATCAAATATTCAACGATGTGCCCGTGTTTCAGGGCACCAACCGGCTGTCGTTCCTGGTGTTTTCCCGGGCCGAGAACGGACTGACCTACGCGCGCTTCCGCGTCAGCCAGGGCGGCAAGCTGAATCCCTACGGGTTGGCGCCGGATGGGGAGGTGGAGGATTACCCCGTGATTATTCAGTCGGAGGTGGATTTTGGCGACGCGCCGGCGCCGTATCCCACCCTGCTGCGCGACAACGGGGCGCGGCACACCGTCAACGCGGACGTTTATCTGGGTTATCAAATTGACGCCGAGACGGATGGCCAGCCCACCCCCAATGCCGACGGGGATGATCTTAATCCCACCAGCACTTATGATGAGGACGGGGTGATTTTCACCAGCGCGGTGGTGCCGGGGCGGCAGGCGACGGTGCAGGTGGTGGCCAGCACGCGCGGGCGGTTGTATGCGTGGATAGATTTCAACCGCAATGGCAGTTGGGCGGATCCGGGGGAGCAGGTGTTCAATGGGGAGCTGCTCAGCCCGGGGTGGCAGATACTCACCTTTGACGTGCCGGAAAATGCCGTTTTGGGGGAAACGTTCAGCCGGTGGCGCTTCACGCTGCAGGGCGGCGCCCTGTCCTTTACGGGGTCGGCGCCGGATGGGGAGGTGGAGGACCACAAAGTCAAGATCATTCCGGATCGGGAGCGTTGTGATCTGGGCTGCGAAGGGCGCGAGTTTTGGCTGACCTTCCCCGGCAACTACGCGCCGGACCCGGACAATCCGACGCGGCCGTCGCTGGCCATTCAAGGGCCGGCGGGGACGACGGGCACGGTGAGCGCGCCGGCGCTGGGGATTTTGGTGAACTACACCATTCCCACCACGCTGGTGGCGCGGATCACCCTGCCCACGGCGGCGGATTTGGGGAATTTGCAGGATGCGATCACCAACCTGGGCATCCGGGTGACGGCCAACCGGGATGTGCGGGTGACGGCGTTTAATCATGCGCGGTACACGACGGACAGTTACCAGGCGCTGAACACCTCGGTTTTGGGGACGGAATACCTGGTCATGGCGTATGGCAATGTGCACGCCGGGGTGCCGTATTTGAACGGCAGCCAGTTTGCGATTGCTGCCGCGCACAGCAACACGGTGGTCACCATCACGCCGAAGGTGACCGTGGGCAGCCGGCTGGCGGGGGTGCCGTACCAGATCACCCTGCAACCGGGGCAGGTCTATCAACTGCGCGCCACGCGGGACGCGCCGGCGGATTTGACCGGCACGGTGATCAAGTCGGACAAGCCGGTGGCGGTGTTTGCGGGGCATCATTGCGCGAATGTGCCGTCCGATGCGGTGTGGTTCTGTGATTACGTGGTGGAGCAACTGCTGCCGGTGAATGCGTGGGGCAACACCTTTTACGTGGCGCCGCTGGCCACGCGCAGCAACGGCGACATCCTGCGCATCCTGGCGGCGCAGGATGGCACGGAGGTGTATGTGAACGGCCTGCTGGCGGCCACGCTGAATCGGGGGCAATACCATCAGCGGCTGCTGACCGTGCGCTCGGAGATTTACGCGAGCAAGCCGGTGCTGCTGGCGCAATATGCCACCAGCTCGGATTTTGACGGCAACCCGCAGGCGGATCCGTTCATGGTGCAGGTGCAGGCGACGCGGCATTATTCGAGCGCGTACATTTTTGTGACGCCCACCAATGATTTTCCGGTCAACTATGTGCAGATCATGATCCCCACCTTCGCCACCAATTCGGTGCTGTTGAATGGCGCGCCGGTCAGCCCGTCGCTGTTTCAGCCCATTGGCTCCACCTTCATGGCGGTGGCCAATGTGCCGGTGGCGGTGGGACGGCACATTCTCACGGCGGACACCAGTTTTGGCATCACCGTGTATGGGTGGGGCACGTATGATTCTTATGGGCATCCGGGGTGCGTGTACTTTGGGGATGTGCTGGAGCCGCAGGTGATGCCGCCGACGGTGAACTACACGGTCAATGTGGCGCAGAATCCGAATAATCCGGGGATGGCGGCGGTGCCCAACATCGCGGGCCAGACGACCAGCAAGGATAATTGCGGGCAAGAGTATCCGGTGCCCGAGCAATCCATTCCGGCTGGGACGTTGCTGGGGCCGGGGGTGTACACGGTGAATGTGTATGTGGCCGATTACAGCGGCAATGTGGGGATGGTGCCGGTAAATGTGGCGGTGATTGATCCCTCGCCGGTGACGATTCAATGCCCGCCCAACCTGACGGTGCCGTGCCAGAATGGGCAGGGGGCGGTGGTGCCTTTCGAGGTGCGGGCGTTCACCACGTATGAGACGAATGTGGCGGTGGTGTCCACGCCGCCTTCGGGGAGCTTCTTCCCGGTGGGCACCACGGTGGTGACCAATGTGGCCACCAGCACGGCGGGGAACACGGCCGTCTGCACATTTACGGTGACGGTGACGTGTGAAGCGAAGGTCAGCGCGGCGCTCAACCGCAACGGCATGTTCCTGAATTGGGGGCGGATGGGGACGCTGGAGTATTCGGTGAATCCCACCGGGCCGTGGTTTACGGTGACTTCCAACACCAATCAATTTCTGGCGCCCACCACGGGGCCGCGCGGGTTCTACCGCGTGCGCTACAACGAGCCGTAGGCGCGGGCGGCTGCCAGACGCGGCCCACCTGGTGCAAAAGGGGGTGGGATCAAGGCGCCCGCCTCATTGATCCTTCATCCACACCATCGAGCGGCCGCCGCGGTTGAGGCGCGCATAGTTGGGGATGGCCAGCAGCGGGGCGCCATTGGCCCAGACGCCTTTGATGATTACCACGCCGCCCAGCAAATCCGGCCGCCATTCTGTGCTCAACGGGGTGGTGGGGGGGAGGTGGGATTCGAGGTTTTGATCCACGCTTTCCACGTTGTAAATCAGCGGGCCGCGGCGCAAGGCCACGCGGCCGCGGTTGGCGGTGATGCGGTCATCGGCCTTGATGCGCTGCACGGGCAGCGGCAGCTCCAGTTCAACGCGATCCCCCGGCTGCCAGGCGCGTTTCAAGGTGACGTAGCCGTCGCGCACGGCGGCTTTCACGGGCCGGCCGTTGAGCGCCACGCTCAGCACTTCCGCGCAGGCGGGGGTGTTGGTGTAGAGCAGGCTGGTCTGGCGGTTGGGCACGCGCAGGTGGAGGGAGAAGGTGCGGCGGGCGGCGGGTTGGACGGTGAGCGTCACCCGGCCCTGCCAGGGATACTCGGTGGTTTGCTCCAGCCGCAGGGGGGCGCCGGCGACGTGGGGCAGCGTGACCACGCTGCCGGCGTAGAGATTCACGTACACGGCGTCCTGGCCCAGGGTGTACATCCAGGTGGGCAGCATGAGGAGGGTGCGGGGGATGTTGCCCACGCAGCAGGGGCAGGCGTGCCATTTGTAACGCGGGGCGGAGGAGTCGAGGGGATTGGTGTAGGTGAAGTTCTGGGCTTCCAGGTCCACACTGCCGAGGACGGCGTTGTAGAGGGTTTCCTCGTAGAGGTCGGCATAGCGCGCCTGGTGCCAGAGACGCTGCATTTTGTGCTGGAAAAACACCATGCCGCAGCCGGCGCAGGATTCGCAATAGGAGGCGTTGGGGAGGGAATAATTTTTGCCGAAACCTTCGCTGGTCTCGCCGCTGCCGATGCCGCCGGTGACGTAATATTTGCAGTGCACCAGATTGTGCCAGAGCGATTGCACGGCGCTGAGGTAATCCGGGTCATGGGTGGCCAGGGCCACATCGGCCATGGCGGAATAGGAATAGGCGGCGCGCACGGCATGGCCCACGGCTTCATACTGGCGGGTGACCGGGAGGTGGCTCTGATCGTATTCCTCGCCGCCGTTGCGGGCGTCCAGCAGGTATTTGGCCAGCTCGAAATACGGCCGGCCTTTGCCGGGGCCTTCCACGAAGTCCACATACCAGGCCAGGCGGGCCAGGGTTTGCTCCAACTCCTGATGGCCTTCGTACCAGGGGCGTTTGGGTGGCGGGCCGATGTGCCGCACCCAACAGTCGGCCAGTTTTTTGGCGGCGTCGTACAGACGCGTGTCCCGGCCTTCGGTGAGGCGGTGATGGGCGAGGGCGGCGGCGATGAAATAGCCGGCCACGTAGCCTTCATGATCGTGCTTGTTGCGCCAGCGGGGGCGGTTTTCGATGGTGTATTGGGTGTGCAGATAGCCATCCGGCTCCTGGGCGGCGAGGAGGATGGGAATCCATTTCTCCAGGGTTTGCTGGAGGCGTGCCTGGCCGGCGCGCCAGTCGGCATCGTCGCCCGGCTCCACCATGAGGGCGAGGCAGATGGATTCGAGGGTATTAAAGACCCACGCATTGGCAAACACCGGGCCGAGGTGACGGGCGCCGGTTTTGCCGGCCAGTTTGTGGGCGGCCTGCACGAAGTTTTCCAGCCCGCCCTCGCGGGTGGCGGGGTCTTCGATTTTGGCAATGCAGTGGGGGAGCCAATTCAGGGTGAGGGCCTTGAGGCGCGGCCGCCAGAAGGGACTGGTGATTTGGTAACGTTGCGGCGGGAGCCATTCCAGCGCCCGGGCGGGCGGGGGCGGCTCGGCCCAGATGCGCAAGGTGTCCGCTCCCTCGGCGGCGCCGTCGTGGGCGGAGAACTGGAGCACGTACTGGCCGGGGGCGGAGAAGCGTGCGGTGGTGGCGGCTTGCGCCGCAGCTTCCAGGGTCACGCGGCCTGGGCCGGAGATTTTGCTCCAGCGCACGGTGGGGGCGGGCAGCACTTTGCCGTCGTCCCGCGCCACGCCGTCCAGATAGGTGCGGCCGGGCAGGACCACGATGCGATCCGGCCCCGCGGTGACGCGCGGGGGGAAGTTGGGGGAGTTGCCGGAATCCAGCACGCGCCATTCCAGCAGGCCGGTGGAGAAGCGCTCCTGGCCCTCCATCTCCAGGCGCAGGCGGGTGGTTTTAATTTCCGGGAAGGTGGTGACGTTGAACTGGTTGGCCTGGAGGCCCAAACCCTCGGCGCCGGGCACGGGCACAAACTCCGTGCCGTTCCAGTAGAGCAGGCGGCAGGCGCGCGGCAGGCGCACGCCACGGCGGTCATCAAACCAGTACACCTCGACGCGGCGGGTGGCGATGGGCTGGCTCCAGTCATATTGCACCCATTGCGTGCCGGTGCGCGGCCAGTTGCCATAGGCGCCGTGGCGTTTGTCATCGGAATGCGCCGGGGTGAAGCCGTCGTTGAGGGCGGCGAGGGTTTCATGCGGCGACACGTAGGAGGTGGAGGGCGAGGCCACCAGCGCGAGATTCACCTCGGCGGCGGGCAAACCCAGGGCGCCCGCCACGAGGGCGAGCGCCGCGGCCAGCGGGTGGAGGGGGCGGCAGGGGAGCGGCAGCGTGGGCATCATAGGAATTATTTAATAGTATTAAGTAATTACATCCTACGGTTTCCTGCACGCAGGGCAAGCGAAAATCACCGGGCCGGAGCCGGGCGGGGAGGCCGCCGCGGCGCGGAGGCAGGAGCGGGTGGGAGCTGGAGTGGTTTGAGGGGGGTGGTGGGGATTTTGCGCTTTTCATTTAGGCGGGGCATGGCATCTTCAGGGTGTGACACGTGTGACCGTTGACCTGTTTGAGCGCGAGATACAGGAGGCTTTGCAGGCCTATGATCGGTATATTGTGTGCCTGGAAAAGCCGACGGAGGATTTTGAGAGCGCGCTGCGGCGGCTGGTGGAGAAGGCGATTCGGGCCTATGAGACGCGGGCGGCCGGTTTGCGGCATGGCATCGCGCTGGATCGCCAGATCACCGTGATGGTCAGCCAGACGGACACCGACCGGCCGATGTGCGGGATATACTTCAACTTGTACTCGCCTTATTCGCGGCAACTGGGGAGCCAGGGCAAGGGCACGTGAGCGGCGGGAGGCGCGGGCGGGGCGGGGGTGGCGAGCGCCGGGGCGGTTCACCAAGATTGCAATTCATCACACCATTCATTTCCATGAAACATTCCACCAAGCCACAGATTCTTTGGGGCGGGCTGGCGTTGGCCGTGGTGCTGGGCGGGCTGGTGCCGGCCGGCGCGCAAACGCGGTACGAGCCGAGGTGGGAATCGCTGGATCGGCGGCCCACGCCGGAGTGGTTCCTCGACGCGAAATTTGGCATTTTCATTCATTGGGGGGTGTACTCGGTGCCGGCGTGGGGCGCGCCGAAGCAATATGCCGAATGGTATTGGAACCGGATTTACGACAAGAAGCCCAACAATCCGTGGTGGCAGTTCCACGTGAAGAACTACGGCGCGGAGTTTGAATACCACCAGTTTGCGCCGCTGTTTCGGTGCGAGCTGTTCAACCCGGAGCAGTGGGCGGATATTTTTGCGCGGTCGGGGGCGAAGTATGTAGTGCCGACCTCGAAGCATCATGAGGGGTATTGCCTGTGGCCGAGCGAGCACGCCAGCAAGACGTGGGGCCGGCCATGGAACAGCGTGGAGGTGGGGCCGAAGCGCGATCTGCTGGGCGAGCTGGGGGAGGCGGTGCGCAAGCGGGGATTGAAGTACGGTTTTTATTATTCGCTCTACGAGTGGTACAATCCGCTGTGGCTCACCAACCGCCAGCGGTATGTGGAGGAGCACATGATCCCGCAATTCAAGGACGTGGTGACGCGCTATCGGCCCGCCCTGATTTTTGCGGACGGCGAATGGGACATGCCGTCGAAGGACTGGAAGAGCGAGGAGCTGCTGGCGTGGCTGTTCAATGAGTCGCCCTGCCGCGAGGAGGTGGTGGTGAATGACCGGTGGGGCAAGGATTGCCGCCACAAACACGGCGACTATTACACCACCGAGTATGCCGCGGGGCTGAAGGACGCCAGCCATCCGTGGGAGGAAAACCGGGGGATGGGCTACAGCTACGGTTTCAACCGCGCCGAGACGATTGATGATTACAAGACGGCGCGGGAGTTCATTTACATCCTCTGCGATCTGGTGAGCCGGGGCGGCAATTTGCTGCTGAACATCGGGCCGACGGCCGACGGGCGGATTCCGGTGATCATGCAGCAGCGGCTGCTGGAGATCGGCGACTGGCTGCGGGTGAATGGGGAGGCGATCTACGGCACGCGCTACGCGGGCCGCTCGTGCCAGTGGAGCGAGGGCAAACGGCCGGGGCAGCAATACGGCGAGTACATGGTTAAGTTCAACCTGATGGAGCAGGTGGGGCAGCAGCCGAAGGGCGAGCTGGCGGTGAAACAGATTTGGTTCACCAAAAAAGGCGACACCGTTTATGCCATCACGCCCGGCTGGCCGGGGCGGCAACTGGTGGTGCGGGACATCCGGGTGGCGCCGGGCACGCAGGTGACGATGCTGGGCCGCGCCGGCGTGTTGAGCCATCGGTTGGAGAACGGGCGGCTGGTGGTGGATTTGCCGGCGCTGGGGCCGGACGAGGCGCCCTGCCAGCATGCGTTTGCCTTCAAGATTACCGGGGCGGAGATGATTCCGGGGGAATAAGGCCGGCGGGGGGCAGAGTGAGCAGGCGGCGCACCTCCTCGAGCACGCGCTGGAGGGGCACGGTTTTTTCCAGATAACCTTCGACCCGATGGCGGATGGTTTTTTCCACCACCTCGGGATCAAAAATCACGCCGGTGAGGAGGAGCACGGGGACGCCCGGGGCCAGGTTTTTCAACTCGCGCACCAGCTCGAGGCCATCGGTGTCTTCCATTTGCAGATCGGTGATGATGAGGTCGGGGCGTTGCTGTTGCACGGCCTGGCGGGCTTCTGCGGCGTTGGCGGCCTGCGTCACGCGATAGGTCTGGCGGGTCAGGGCGCGGCCCAGCACCTCCCGGACGGGGGCTTCGTCGTCAATGATGAGGATGTGTTTCATGCGCGTGAAGCGGCGGCGGCGCGCGGATCGTGTTTGGGGGGCGGCTGGCGCAGGAGCAGGATGCCGGCCACGACTTTTTCCTGGTCGCGCAGGGGAAACAGGCTGAAATGCATGGGGATGATGGCGCCCTGTTTGTTGACGAGGTAGCCGGTGCGCTCGAGCAGCTCGCGGCCTTCTTTCAAGGCGGGCGGCAGGGGGTCCACTTTGGTTTGCATGTCCTCAAAAGCGGCGCGGAAGATTTTGTGCAGCGGGCTGCTGATCAGCTCGGCCTCGGTGTAGCCGGTGGCCTTGAGGACGGCGGGGTTGACGCGGGTGATGTTGCCGGCCTTGCTGATGACCAGCAGGGGCTCGCCCAGGGCGTTGATGAGGGTGTTGGCGTAGCGGACCTGGTGCTCCAAGCTCTGGCTGGTCCAGACATTTTCCAGGGTTTCATCCTTGAGCGTCTCGCCGGCGGCGACGAGGCGGGCGGACTGGGTTTCCAGGGTCTCGCGGAGGCGTTCGTTTTCCGCCTGCAAGGCGTGGAAATCCTCCGCGGCCACCACCAGGCGGCCGCGCAACCCCCAGAGGGCCGCCACACAGGCTGCCAGGCCGAGGGCGGCCAGGGCGCGCTCCAGCGGACCGGCGCCGAGGATGAGGAGGACCAGGGCGGCGCCTGCGGCGGCCACAAGGCAGATGCGCAAGGTCATGACCTGGCCGGTTGACATGCGCCTAATTATGCCGTGGCAAGGCGCGGGAGGCCAGCCCAAATGCGGGGTGCGCGGGTCCACCCATGGCGGGCGGCGGGTGGGAAATCCGAAGGCCGCCGTTCAGGCGTTGAACTTGAACAAAATCACGTCCCCATCCTTGACGACATACTCCCGCCCCTCGATGCGGTAGTGGCCTTTTTCGCGGGCGGCGGCCACGGAGCCGCATTGCACCAAATCCTGCCACGGCACGACTTCGGCCTTGATGAAGCCTTTTTCAAAATCGCTGTGAATGACGCCTGCGGCCTTGGGGGCGGTGTCGCCGGCGGTGATCGTCCACGCGCGGGCCTCCTCCTGGTTGAAGGTGAAGAAGGTGCGGAGGCCGAGGAGCTGGTAGGTCTGGCGGATCAGGCGGGCCACGCCGGACTCGGTCACGCCGAGGGCCTGCAGGTATTCGGCGGCCTCTTCCGGGGTCAGGTCCACCAGATCGCTTTCCAACTGGGCGGCGATGGGCACGGTGTCGCAGCCGTGGTGGGCGCGGGCATATTCCATCACGCGGCGCACGTGGGGATTTTCCGGGGCGGCGGCGAGCTCGTTTTCCTTGAGGTTGGCGGCAAACAGGGTGGGCTTGTCGGTGAGGAGGAAGAAATGCCGCGTGATGGCCCGCTCTTCCGGATACAGATTCAGGGCGATTGCCGGTTTGCCGCTTTGCAGGTGGGCTTCGAGCTTTTTGAGCAACTGCTCCTCCTGCAGGGCATGAGGGTCGCCGCGTTTTACGTCGCGGGCGATTTTCTCCTGGCGGCGGTGGAGGGTTTCCAGGTCGGCCAGGATGAGCTCGGTGGTGACGATGTCAATGTCGCGCACGGGGTCAATGCTGCCGGTGACGTGGTGGATGTCGGGGTCTTCAAAGCACCTGACGACGTGCACCAGGGCGTCCACTTCGCGGATGTGGCTGAGGAATTTGTTGCCCAGGCCCTCGCCGCGGGAGGCGCCCCGGACCAGGCCGGCGATGTCAATGAACTCGATGGTGGCGGGCACGCGGCGGGGGACGTGGACGACACGGGCGATTTGCTCGAGGCGGTCGTCCGGCACGGCCACCACGCCGAGGTTGGGTTCGATGGTGCAAAAGGGGTAGTTTTCGGCCGGCGCCTTGTGCGCGCGGATCAGCGCATTGAACAGGGTGGACTTGCCCACGTTGGGCAACCCGACAATGCCGGCTTTTAGCATGACGCCAGCCAACCTGATTCCCTGCTGAAAGTCAATGCCGGAAGGGGGGGAAAACCGGCTGCCTGCCGTCCCCCGGGGGTGGCGGGCAGGTGTTATGCCGCCCCTTATTCTTTGTCAAACACGACGATACGCGTTTCGCGTTCGAGTTTGAAGCGGGCCAGGAGCCGGGAGCCGCGGACCTGGATGTC harbors:
- a CDS encoding GEVED domain-containing protein, encoding MKARTILQGRASPWLLAGLALVLCGPWLALSQTSPRDFGDAPDPYPTKLEANGARHVPGGVTLGNVVDTELDGQPDPEALGDDKVPDPQRPDEDGVTFLTPLIPGQTATVQVVVAGTSQRGYLYAWVDFGRNGSWAETQERIFFQQLVNRGTNVLQFLVPASAKEGPTFARFRISAENEQLSYVGLSSTGEVEDYRVFIEAQQFDFGDAPDSYRTTLEKDGARHVAVGPMLGWVRDTETDGQPGSDAKTDDQRPEGAPDDEDGVFLPGTLAPGRGASVEVVVTGNFERARLDAWVDFNRNGSFEDPEDQIFNDVPVFQGTNRLSFLVFSRAENGLTYARFRVSQGGKLNPYGLAPDGEVEDYPVIIQSEVDFGDAPAPYPTLLRDNGARHTVNADVYLGYQIDAETDGQPTPNADGDDLNPTSTYDEDGVIFTSAVVPGRQATVQVVASTRGRLYAWIDFNRNGSWADPGEQVFNGELLSPGWQILTFDVPENAVLGETFSRWRFTLQGGALSFTGSAPDGEVEDHKVKIIPDRERCDLGCEGREFWLTFPGNYAPDPDNPTRPSLAIQGPAGTTGTVSAPALGILVNYTIPTTLVARITLPTAADLGNLQDAITNLGIRVTANRDVRVTAFNHARYTTDSYQALNTSVLGTEYLVMAYGNVHAGVPYLNGSQFAIAAAHSNTVVTITPKVTVGSRLAGVPYQITLQPGQVYQLRATRDAPADLTGTVIKSDKPVAVFAGHHCANVPSDAVWFCDYVVEQLLPVNAWGNTFYVAPLATRSNGDILRILAAQDGTEVYVNGLLAATLNRGQYHQRLLTVRSEIYASKPVLLAQYATSSDFDGNPQADPFMVQVQATRHYSSAYIFVTPTNDFPVNYVQIMIPTFATNSVLLNGAPVSPSLFQPIGSTFMAVANVPVAVGRHILTADTSFGITVYGWGTYDSYGHPGCVYFGDVLEPQVMPPTVNYTVNVAQNPNNPGMAAVPNIAGQTTSKDNCGQEYPVPEQSIPAGTLLGPGVYTVNVYVADYSGNVGMVPVNVAVIDPSPVTIQCPPNLTVPCQNGQGAVVPFEVRAFTTYETNVAVVSTPPSGSFFPVGTTVVTNVATSTAGNTAVCTFTVTVTCEAKVSAALNRNGMFLNWGRMGTLEYSVNPTGPWFTVTSNTNQFLAPTTGPRGFYRVRYNEP
- a CDS encoding glycoside hydrolase family 127 protein, with product MMPTLPLPCRPLHPLAAALALVAGALGLPAAEVNLALVASPSTSYVSPHETLAALNDGFTPAHSDDKRHGAYGNWPRTGTQWVQYDWSQPIATRRVEVYWFDDRRGVRLPRACRLLYWNGTEFVPVPGAEGLGLQANQFNVTTFPEIKTTRLRLEMEGQERFSTGLLEWRVLDSGNSPNFPPRVTAGPDRIVVLPGRTYLDGVARDDGKVLPAPTVRWSKISGPGRVTLEAAAQAATTARFSAPGQYVLQFSAHDGAAEGADTLRIWAEPPPPARALEWLPPQRYQITSPFWRPRLKALTLNWLPHCIAKIEDPATREGGLENFVQAAHKLAGKTGARHLGPVFANAWVFNTLESICLALMVEPGDDADWRAGQARLQQTLEKWIPILLAAQEPDGYLHTQYTIENRPRWRNKHDHEGYVAGYFIAAALAHHRLTEGRDTRLYDAAKKLADCWVRHIGPPPKRPWYEGHQELEQTLARLAWYVDFVEGPGKGRPYFELAKYLLDARNGGEEYDQSHLPVTRQYEAVGHAVRAAYSYSAMADVALATHDPDYLSAVQSLWHNLVHCKYYVTGGIGSGETSEGFGKNYSLPNASYCESCAGCGMVFFQHKMQRLWHQARYADLYEETLYNAVLGSVDLEAQNFTYTNPLDSSAPRYKWHACPCCVGNIPRTLLMLPTWMYTLGQDAVYVNLYAGSVVTLPHVAGAPLRLEQTTEYPWQGRVTLTVQPAARRTFSLHLRVPNRQTSLLYTNTPACAEVLSVALNGRPVKAAVRDGYVTLKRAWQPGDRVELELPLPVQRIKADDRITANRGRVALRRGPLIYNVESVDQNLESHLPPTTPLSTEWRPDLLGGVVIIKGVWANGAPLLAIPNYARLNRGGRSMVWMKDQ
- a CDS encoding response regulator, which translates into the protein MKHILIIDDEAPVREVLGRALTRQTYRVTQAANAAEARQAVQQQRPDLIITDLQMEDTDGLELVRELKNLAPGVPVLLLTGVIFDPEVVEKTIRHRVEGYLEKTVPLQRVLEEVRRLLTLPPAGLIPPESSPPR
- a CDS encoding PAS domain-containing protein, giving the protein MSTGQVMTLRICLVAAAGAALVLLILGAGPLERALAALGLAACVAALWGLRGRLVVAAEDFHALQAENERLRETLETQSARLVAAGETLKDETLENVWTSQSLEHQVRYANTLINALGEPLLVISKAGNITRVNPAVLKATGYTEAELISSPLHKIFRAAFEDMQTKVDPLPPALKEGRELLERTGYLVNKQGAIIPMHFSLFPLRDQEKVVAGILLLRQPPPKHDPRAAAASRA
- the ychF gene encoding redox-regulated ATPase YchF, with the translated sequence MLKAGIVGLPNVGKSTLFNALIRAHKAPAENYPFCTIEPNLGVVAVPDDRLEQIARVVHVPRRVPATIEFIDIAGLVRGASRGEGLGNKFLSHIREVDALVHVVRCFEDPDIHHVTGSIDPVRDIDIVTTELILADLETLHRRQEKIARDVKRGDPHALQEEQLLKKLEAHLQSGKPAIALNLYPEERAITRHFFLLTDKPTLFAANLKENELAAAPENPHVRRVMEYARAHHGCDTVPIAAQLESDLVDLTPEEAAEYLQALGVTESGVARLIRQTYQLLGLRTFFTFNQEEARAWTITAGDTAPKAAGVIHSDFEKGFIKAEVVPWQDLVQCGSVAAAREKGHYRIEGREYVVKDGDVILFKFNA